One window from the genome of Sardina pilchardus chromosome 12, fSarPil1.1, whole genome shotgun sequence encodes:
- the ttbk2b gene encoding tau-tubulin kinase 2b isoform X3, giving the protein MSGAGEQTDILSVTDLVRDRWRVVKKIGGGGFGEIYEVLDQLNQVNVALKVESAQQPKQVLKMEVAVLKRLQGKDHVCRFVGCGRNDRFNYVVMELQGRNLADLRRTMRNGTFSVSTTLRLGRQILAAIESIHSVGFLHRDIKPSNFAMGRLSSTCRTCYMLDFGLARQFTNSSQEVRPPRPVAGFRGTVRYASVNAHKNKEMGRHDDLWSLFYMLVEFMVGQLPWRKVKDKEQVGNMKETYDHKLMLKHLPSEFSSFLDHISTLDYYTKPDYQMLMSVFDNSMKSFNVMENDPYDWERSDSDGLLSIQTLATTAQQLTRLTPAYMGMANASAVPGDLQRENTEDVLQGERLSDADNCPPMPSQHALGADVWEEMERNRDRNRNHVQQQQQQQQQQQQQQQPLIRKVASEEERSQNQGNQSPNSGSGSIQGSPRRVRSETVLLDRVAPLLRRMRHSQSMGLDKRLTPEPKPTIERFLEAYLGKQRPVLSQDRERGSSLGSLRGSGSGSGGGGCDEDLLQLGGAGSPKQGSQGSLEQEEAASSGGYVAVTLSPVPQEGDSQEWVMVELEGGSGSGGSAGSKPEDEGSGGGGGGGGGFGVCTLGPEIIPRTWSDPLSQRSAGGSSELGGGVLCHTTPPFGRLPGLTGMTGMPGLCGGLSGLRRLPTIPSAAVMRISRTQQEPFGEQEKSEQDGGQEDQPGSAMDQPERELGPDDPPSPAVPPRDPLDGDAPKPTSKMEMEGGESDSGFPDQGDTTAGGVEGTHPSGATPPPPGPRRDSSPRASRIPVRDLDSPTRRPLSPALSPALSPSCEHFPSALLRDRLALASGNGGGWQVEDPTSLSSLSSGRSRIPRPLSPTLAPNDVQAASRFLPRPPPGKPPLRPAGDNRRRRYRIRASSTSDADLLDNLTQLMQERGGPTPHYRSPSSSSLQRSLSSSPSRHESHDAAGGGGGGGVFLGRSQSPSSFSGSPPPLRAAELRAFRASGYCPKGRLGSPEGKVTTKLSR; this is encoded by the exons ATGAGTGGGGCCGGGGAACAGACTGACATCCTGTCAGTGACAGACCTGGTCAGGGACCGATGGAGAGTG GTGAAGAAGATAGGCGGAGGGGGCTTCGGGGAGATCTACGAAGTCCTGGATCAGCTGAATCAGGTCAATGTGGCACTTAAGGTGGAGTCGGCCCAGCAGCCCAAGCAGGTCCTCAAGATGGAGGTGGCGGTGCTCAAGAGGCTGCAGG GTAAAGACCACGTCTGCCGCTTTGTTGGTTGTGGCCGCAATGACCGCTTCAATTATGTAGTCATGGAGCTACAG ggGAGGAACCTTGCAGACCTCCGTCGGACGATGCGAAACGGGACGTTCTCTGTGTCCACCACGCTCCGACTTGGTCGGCAGATTCTGGCAGCCATCGAGAGCATCCACTCCGTTGGGTTCCTGCATCGGGACATCAAACCG TCCAACTTTGCCATGGGCCGCCTATCGAGCACGTGCAGGACATGTTACATGCTTGACTTCGGCCTGGCGAGGCAGTTCACCAACTCCTCCCAGGAAGTTCGGCCG CCTCGTCCAGTAGCAGGTTTCAGGGGAACAGTACGTTATGCCTCCGTCAACGCCCACAAGAACAAG GAGATGGGTCGTCATGACGACCTCTGGTCCCTCTTCTACATGCTGGTGGAGTTCATGGTGGGCCAGCTGCCCTGGAGGAAGGTCAAGGACAAA GAGCAGGTGGGGAACATGAAGGAGACCTACGACCACAAGCTCATGCTCAAGCACCTGCCCTCGGAGTTCAGCAGCTTCCTGGACCACATCTCCACCCTCGACTACTACACAAAACCGGACTACCAG ATGCTGATGTCCGTGTTTGACAACAGCATGAAGAGTTTTAACGTAATGGAGAATGACCCCTATGACTGGGAGCGCAGTGACTCAGATGGCCTGCTGAGCATCCAGACTTTGGCCACCACTGCCCAGCAGCTGACCCGTCTCACTCCTGCCTACATGGG GATGGCCAACGCGTCGGCGGTGCCCGGAGACCTGCAGCGGGAGAACACGGAGGACGTGCTCCAGGGCGAGCGGCTGAGCGACGCGGACAACTGCCCGCCGATGCCGTCCCAGCATGCCCTGGGGGCTGACGTGTGGGAGGAGATGGAGCGCAACCGAGACCGCAACCGCAACcacgtccagcagcagcagcagcagcagcaacagcagcagcagcagcagcagccgctcaTCAGGAAG GTTGCCAGTGAAGAGGAGCGGAGTCAGAACCAGGGCAACCAGAGCCCCAACAGCGGGTCCGGGTCCATCCAGGGCTCCCCGCGCCGCGTGCGGTCCGAGACGGTGCTGCTGGACCGGGTGGCGCCGCTGCTCCGCCGCATGAGGCACAGCCAGAGCATGGGCCTGGACAAGAGGCTCACGCCCGAACCCAAGCCCACCATCGAGCGCTTCCTGGAGGCCTA tctgGGTAAACAGCGCCCGGTCCTTTCCCAGGATCGAGAGCGCGGCTCCAGCCTGGGCAGCCTCCGAGGCAGCGGCAgtggcagtggcggcggcggctgcgaCGAGGACCTCCTGCAGCTAGGGGGCGCCGGCTCCCCCAAGCAGGGCTCCCAGGGCTccctggagcaggaggaggcggCCAGCAGCGGGGGCTACGTGGCCGTCACCCTGAGCCCCGTGCCCCAGGAGGGCGACTCCCAGGAGTGGGTGATGGTGGAGCTGGAGGGGGGCAGCGGGAGCGGGGGCTCGGCCGGCTCCAAGCCCGAGGACGAGGGgagcggtggtggcggcggcggcggcggcggctttGGCGTGTGCACGCTGGGGCCGGAGATTATCCCCCGCACCTGGTCCGACCCGCTGTCCcagcgcagcgccggcggctCCAGTGAGCTGGGGGGCGGCGTCCTGTGCCACACCACCCCTCCCTTCGGACGCTTGCCGGGCCTGACGGGGATGACGGGCATGCCGGGGTTGTGTGGCGGCCTATCGGGCCTCAGACGGCTGCCCACCATCCCGTCGGCTGCCGTCATGCGCATCAGTCGCACTCAGCAGGAGCCG tTTGGTGAGCAGGAGAAATCTGAACAGGACGGTGGGCAGGAGGATCAGCCAGGCAGCGCCATGGACCAGCCTGAGCGGGAGCTCGGCCCCGACGACCCCCCTAGCCCTGCGGTGCCACCCCGGGACCCCCTCGACGGAGACGCCCCCAAACCCACCTCCAAGATGGAGATGGAAGGGGGCGAGAGCGACTCGGGGTTCCCTGACCAGGGCGACACGACGGCTGGCGGCGTGGAAGGCACCCACCCCTCCGGCGCCACGCCCCCGCCACCCGGTCCGAGACGGGACTCCTCGCCGCGGGCCAGCCGCATCCCCGTGCGCGACCTCGACTCGCCCACGCGGCGGCCCCTGTCGCCCGCGCTCTCCCCGGCCCTCTCGCCCTCCTGCGAACACTTCCCCTCCGCGCTGCTGCGCGACCGGCTGGCCCTGGCGAGCGGGAACGGGGGAGGGTGGCAGGTCGAGGACCCCACCTCGCTGTCGTCCCTGTCGTCGGGGAGGAGCCGCATCCCGCGGCCCCTGAGCCCCACGCTGGCCCCGAACGACGTGCAGGCCGCCAGCCGCTTCCTCCCACGCCCCCCACCGGGAAAACCTCCCCTCCGCCCTGCAGGAGACAACCG GCGTCGCCGTTACCGTATCCGTGCCAGTAGCACTAGCGATGCTGATCTCCTTGACAACCTCACGCAGCTGATGCAGGAGCGTGGCGGCCCCACCCCTCACTACAGAagcccctcctcctcatccctgcAGCGCTCCCTAAGCTCCTCCCCCTCACGGCACGAGTCGCACGACGCcgctggcggcggcggcggcggcggagtcTTCCTGGGACGCAGCCAATCGCCTTCCAGCTTCTCGGGGTCCCCACCACCTCTTCGCGCAGCGGAGCTAAGGGCCTTTCGGGCATCAGGGTACTGCCCCAAAGGCCGGCTGGGTAGCCCTGAAGGCAAAGTCACTACCAAGCTAAGCAGGTGA
- the ttbk2b gene encoding tau-tubulin kinase 2b isoform X1, with protein sequence MSGAGEQTDILSVTDLVRDRWRVVKKIGGGGFGEIYEVLDQLNQVNVALKVESAQQPKQVLKMEVAVLKRLQGKDHVCRFVGCGRNDRFNYVVMELQGRNLADLRRTMRNGTFSVSTTLRLGRQILAAIESIHSVGFLHRDIKPSNFAMGRLSSTCRTCYMLDFGLARQFTNSSQEVRPPRPVAGFRGTVRYASVNAHKNKEMGRHDDLWSLFYMLVEFMVGQLPWRKVKDKEQVGNMKETYDHKLMLKHLPSEFSSFLDHISTLDYYTKPDYQMLMSVFDNSMKSFNVMENDPYDWERSDSDGLLSIQTLATTAQQLTRLTPAYMGMANASAVPGDLQRENTEDVLQGERLSDADNCPPMPSQHALGADVWEEMERNRDRNRNHVQQQQQQQQQQQQQQQPLIRKVREVRPAALRRVKVASEEERSQNQGNQSPNSGSGSIQGSPRRVRSETVLLDRVAPLLRRMRHSQSMGLDKRLTPEPKPTIERFLEAYLGKQRPVLSQDRERGSSLGSLRGSGSGSGGGGCDEDLLQLGGAGSPKQGSQGSLEQEEAASSGGYVAVTLSPVPQEGDSQEWVMVELEGGSGSGGSAGSKPEDEGSGGGGGGGGGFGVCTLGPEIIPRTWSDPLSQRSAGGSSELGGGVLCHTTPPFGRLPGLTGMTGMPGLCGGLSGLRRLPTIPSAAVMRISRTQQEPFGEQEKSEQDGGQEDQPGSAMDQPERELGPDDPPSPAVPPRDPLDGDAPKPTSKMEMEGGESDSGFPDQGDTTAGGVEGTHPSGATPPPPGPRRDSSPRASRIPVRDLDSPTRRPLSPALSPALSPSCEHFPSALLRDRLALASGNGGGWQVEDPTSLSSLSSGRSRIPRPLSPTLAPNDVQAASRFLPRPPPGKPPLRPAGDNRRRRYRIRASSTSDADLLDNLTQLMQERGGPTPHYRSPSSSSLQRSLSSSPSRHESHDAAGGGGGGGVFLGRSQSPSSFSGSPPPLRAAELRAFRASGYCPKGRLGSPEGKVTTKLSR encoded by the exons ATGAGTGGGGCCGGGGAACAGACTGACATCCTGTCAGTGACAGACCTGGTCAGGGACCGATGGAGAGTG GTGAAGAAGATAGGCGGAGGGGGCTTCGGGGAGATCTACGAAGTCCTGGATCAGCTGAATCAGGTCAATGTGGCACTTAAGGTGGAGTCGGCCCAGCAGCCCAAGCAGGTCCTCAAGATGGAGGTGGCGGTGCTCAAGAGGCTGCAGG GTAAAGACCACGTCTGCCGCTTTGTTGGTTGTGGCCGCAATGACCGCTTCAATTATGTAGTCATGGAGCTACAG ggGAGGAACCTTGCAGACCTCCGTCGGACGATGCGAAACGGGACGTTCTCTGTGTCCACCACGCTCCGACTTGGTCGGCAGATTCTGGCAGCCATCGAGAGCATCCACTCCGTTGGGTTCCTGCATCGGGACATCAAACCG TCCAACTTTGCCATGGGCCGCCTATCGAGCACGTGCAGGACATGTTACATGCTTGACTTCGGCCTGGCGAGGCAGTTCACCAACTCCTCCCAGGAAGTTCGGCCG CCTCGTCCAGTAGCAGGTTTCAGGGGAACAGTACGTTATGCCTCCGTCAACGCCCACAAGAACAAG GAGATGGGTCGTCATGACGACCTCTGGTCCCTCTTCTACATGCTGGTGGAGTTCATGGTGGGCCAGCTGCCCTGGAGGAAGGTCAAGGACAAA GAGCAGGTGGGGAACATGAAGGAGACCTACGACCACAAGCTCATGCTCAAGCACCTGCCCTCGGAGTTCAGCAGCTTCCTGGACCACATCTCCACCCTCGACTACTACACAAAACCGGACTACCAG ATGCTGATGTCCGTGTTTGACAACAGCATGAAGAGTTTTAACGTAATGGAGAATGACCCCTATGACTGGGAGCGCAGTGACTCAGATGGCCTGCTGAGCATCCAGACTTTGGCCACCACTGCCCAGCAGCTGACCCGTCTCACTCCTGCCTACATGGG GATGGCCAACGCGTCGGCGGTGCCCGGAGACCTGCAGCGGGAGAACACGGAGGACGTGCTCCAGGGCGAGCGGCTGAGCGACGCGGACAACTGCCCGCCGATGCCGTCCCAGCATGCCCTGGGGGCTGACGTGTGGGAGGAGATGGAGCGCAACCGAGACCGCAACCGCAACcacgtccagcagcagcagcagcagcagcaacagcagcagcagcagcagcagccgctcaTCAGGAAGGTGAGGGAGGTGAGGCCAGCTGCCCTGCGGAGAGTGAAG GTTGCCAGTGAAGAGGAGCGGAGTCAGAACCAGGGCAACCAGAGCCCCAACAGCGGGTCCGGGTCCATCCAGGGCTCCCCGCGCCGCGTGCGGTCCGAGACGGTGCTGCTGGACCGGGTGGCGCCGCTGCTCCGCCGCATGAGGCACAGCCAGAGCATGGGCCTGGACAAGAGGCTCACGCCCGAACCCAAGCCCACCATCGAGCGCTTCCTGGAGGCCTA tctgGGTAAACAGCGCCCGGTCCTTTCCCAGGATCGAGAGCGCGGCTCCAGCCTGGGCAGCCTCCGAGGCAGCGGCAgtggcagtggcggcggcggctgcgaCGAGGACCTCCTGCAGCTAGGGGGCGCCGGCTCCCCCAAGCAGGGCTCCCAGGGCTccctggagcaggaggaggcggCCAGCAGCGGGGGCTACGTGGCCGTCACCCTGAGCCCCGTGCCCCAGGAGGGCGACTCCCAGGAGTGGGTGATGGTGGAGCTGGAGGGGGGCAGCGGGAGCGGGGGCTCGGCCGGCTCCAAGCCCGAGGACGAGGGgagcggtggtggcggcggcggcggcggcggctttGGCGTGTGCACGCTGGGGCCGGAGATTATCCCCCGCACCTGGTCCGACCCGCTGTCCcagcgcagcgccggcggctCCAGTGAGCTGGGGGGCGGCGTCCTGTGCCACACCACCCCTCCCTTCGGACGCTTGCCGGGCCTGACGGGGATGACGGGCATGCCGGGGTTGTGTGGCGGCCTATCGGGCCTCAGACGGCTGCCCACCATCCCGTCGGCTGCCGTCATGCGCATCAGTCGCACTCAGCAGGAGCCG tTTGGTGAGCAGGAGAAATCTGAACAGGACGGTGGGCAGGAGGATCAGCCAGGCAGCGCCATGGACCAGCCTGAGCGGGAGCTCGGCCCCGACGACCCCCCTAGCCCTGCGGTGCCACCCCGGGACCCCCTCGACGGAGACGCCCCCAAACCCACCTCCAAGATGGAGATGGAAGGGGGCGAGAGCGACTCGGGGTTCCCTGACCAGGGCGACACGACGGCTGGCGGCGTGGAAGGCACCCACCCCTCCGGCGCCACGCCCCCGCCACCCGGTCCGAGACGGGACTCCTCGCCGCGGGCCAGCCGCATCCCCGTGCGCGACCTCGACTCGCCCACGCGGCGGCCCCTGTCGCCCGCGCTCTCCCCGGCCCTCTCGCCCTCCTGCGAACACTTCCCCTCCGCGCTGCTGCGCGACCGGCTGGCCCTGGCGAGCGGGAACGGGGGAGGGTGGCAGGTCGAGGACCCCACCTCGCTGTCGTCCCTGTCGTCGGGGAGGAGCCGCATCCCGCGGCCCCTGAGCCCCACGCTGGCCCCGAACGACGTGCAGGCCGCCAGCCGCTTCCTCCCACGCCCCCCACCGGGAAAACCTCCCCTCCGCCCTGCAGGAGACAACCG GCGTCGCCGTTACCGTATCCGTGCCAGTAGCACTAGCGATGCTGATCTCCTTGACAACCTCACGCAGCTGATGCAGGAGCGTGGCGGCCCCACCCCTCACTACAGAagcccctcctcctcatccctgcAGCGCTCCCTAAGCTCCTCCCCCTCACGGCACGAGTCGCACGACGCcgctggcggcggcggcggcggcggagtcTTCCTGGGACGCAGCCAATCGCCTTCCAGCTTCTCGGGGTCCCCACCACCTCTTCGCGCAGCGGAGCTAAGGGCCTTTCGGGCATCAGGGTACTGCCCCAAAGGCCGGCTGGGTAGCCCTGAAGGCAAAGTCACTACCAAGCTAAGCAGGTGA
- the ttbk2b gene encoding tau-tubulin kinase 2b isoform X2: protein MSGAGEQTDILSVTDLVRDRWRVVKKIGGGGFGEIYEVLDQLNQVNVALKVESAQQPKQVLKMEVAVLKRLQGKDHVCRFVGCGRNDRFNYVVMELQGRNLADLRRTMRNGTFSVSTTLRLGRQILAAIESIHSVGFLHRDIKPSNFAMGRLSSTCRTCYMLDFGLARQFTNSSQEVRPPRPVAGFRGTVRYASVNAHKNKEMGRHDDLWSLFYMLVEFMVGQLPWRKVKDKEQVGNMKETYDHKLMLKHLPSEFSSFLDHISTLDYYTKPDYQMLMSVFDNSMKSFNVMENDPYDWERSDSDGLLSIQTLATTAQQLTRLTPAYMGMANASAVPGDLQRENTEDVLQGERLSDADNCPPMPSQHALGADVWEEMERNRDRNRNHVQQQQQQQQQQQQQQQPLIRKVREVASEEERSQNQGNQSPNSGSGSIQGSPRRVRSETVLLDRVAPLLRRMRHSQSMGLDKRLTPEPKPTIERFLEAYLGKQRPVLSQDRERGSSLGSLRGSGSGSGGGGCDEDLLQLGGAGSPKQGSQGSLEQEEAASSGGYVAVTLSPVPQEGDSQEWVMVELEGGSGSGGSAGSKPEDEGSGGGGGGGGGFGVCTLGPEIIPRTWSDPLSQRSAGGSSELGGGVLCHTTPPFGRLPGLTGMTGMPGLCGGLSGLRRLPTIPSAAVMRISRTQQEPFGEQEKSEQDGGQEDQPGSAMDQPERELGPDDPPSPAVPPRDPLDGDAPKPTSKMEMEGGESDSGFPDQGDTTAGGVEGTHPSGATPPPPGPRRDSSPRASRIPVRDLDSPTRRPLSPALSPALSPSCEHFPSALLRDRLALASGNGGGWQVEDPTSLSSLSSGRSRIPRPLSPTLAPNDVQAASRFLPRPPPGKPPLRPAGDNRRRRYRIRASSTSDADLLDNLTQLMQERGGPTPHYRSPSSSSLQRSLSSSPSRHESHDAAGGGGGGGVFLGRSQSPSSFSGSPPPLRAAELRAFRASGYCPKGRLGSPEGKVTTKLSR, encoded by the exons ATGAGTGGGGCCGGGGAACAGACTGACATCCTGTCAGTGACAGACCTGGTCAGGGACCGATGGAGAGTG GTGAAGAAGATAGGCGGAGGGGGCTTCGGGGAGATCTACGAAGTCCTGGATCAGCTGAATCAGGTCAATGTGGCACTTAAGGTGGAGTCGGCCCAGCAGCCCAAGCAGGTCCTCAAGATGGAGGTGGCGGTGCTCAAGAGGCTGCAGG GTAAAGACCACGTCTGCCGCTTTGTTGGTTGTGGCCGCAATGACCGCTTCAATTATGTAGTCATGGAGCTACAG ggGAGGAACCTTGCAGACCTCCGTCGGACGATGCGAAACGGGACGTTCTCTGTGTCCACCACGCTCCGACTTGGTCGGCAGATTCTGGCAGCCATCGAGAGCATCCACTCCGTTGGGTTCCTGCATCGGGACATCAAACCG TCCAACTTTGCCATGGGCCGCCTATCGAGCACGTGCAGGACATGTTACATGCTTGACTTCGGCCTGGCGAGGCAGTTCACCAACTCCTCCCAGGAAGTTCGGCCG CCTCGTCCAGTAGCAGGTTTCAGGGGAACAGTACGTTATGCCTCCGTCAACGCCCACAAGAACAAG GAGATGGGTCGTCATGACGACCTCTGGTCCCTCTTCTACATGCTGGTGGAGTTCATGGTGGGCCAGCTGCCCTGGAGGAAGGTCAAGGACAAA GAGCAGGTGGGGAACATGAAGGAGACCTACGACCACAAGCTCATGCTCAAGCACCTGCCCTCGGAGTTCAGCAGCTTCCTGGACCACATCTCCACCCTCGACTACTACACAAAACCGGACTACCAG ATGCTGATGTCCGTGTTTGACAACAGCATGAAGAGTTTTAACGTAATGGAGAATGACCCCTATGACTGGGAGCGCAGTGACTCAGATGGCCTGCTGAGCATCCAGACTTTGGCCACCACTGCCCAGCAGCTGACCCGTCTCACTCCTGCCTACATGGG GATGGCCAACGCGTCGGCGGTGCCCGGAGACCTGCAGCGGGAGAACACGGAGGACGTGCTCCAGGGCGAGCGGCTGAGCGACGCGGACAACTGCCCGCCGATGCCGTCCCAGCATGCCCTGGGGGCTGACGTGTGGGAGGAGATGGAGCGCAACCGAGACCGCAACCGCAACcacgtccagcagcagcagcagcagcagcaacagcagcagcagcagcagcagccgctcaTCAGGAAGGTGAGGGAG GTTGCCAGTGAAGAGGAGCGGAGTCAGAACCAGGGCAACCAGAGCCCCAACAGCGGGTCCGGGTCCATCCAGGGCTCCCCGCGCCGCGTGCGGTCCGAGACGGTGCTGCTGGACCGGGTGGCGCCGCTGCTCCGCCGCATGAGGCACAGCCAGAGCATGGGCCTGGACAAGAGGCTCACGCCCGAACCCAAGCCCACCATCGAGCGCTTCCTGGAGGCCTA tctgGGTAAACAGCGCCCGGTCCTTTCCCAGGATCGAGAGCGCGGCTCCAGCCTGGGCAGCCTCCGAGGCAGCGGCAgtggcagtggcggcggcggctgcgaCGAGGACCTCCTGCAGCTAGGGGGCGCCGGCTCCCCCAAGCAGGGCTCCCAGGGCTccctggagcaggaggaggcggCCAGCAGCGGGGGCTACGTGGCCGTCACCCTGAGCCCCGTGCCCCAGGAGGGCGACTCCCAGGAGTGGGTGATGGTGGAGCTGGAGGGGGGCAGCGGGAGCGGGGGCTCGGCCGGCTCCAAGCCCGAGGACGAGGGgagcggtggtggcggcggcggcggcggcggctttGGCGTGTGCACGCTGGGGCCGGAGATTATCCCCCGCACCTGGTCCGACCCGCTGTCCcagcgcagcgccggcggctCCAGTGAGCTGGGGGGCGGCGTCCTGTGCCACACCACCCCTCCCTTCGGACGCTTGCCGGGCCTGACGGGGATGACGGGCATGCCGGGGTTGTGTGGCGGCCTATCGGGCCTCAGACGGCTGCCCACCATCCCGTCGGCTGCCGTCATGCGCATCAGTCGCACTCAGCAGGAGCCG tTTGGTGAGCAGGAGAAATCTGAACAGGACGGTGGGCAGGAGGATCAGCCAGGCAGCGCCATGGACCAGCCTGAGCGGGAGCTCGGCCCCGACGACCCCCCTAGCCCTGCGGTGCCACCCCGGGACCCCCTCGACGGAGACGCCCCCAAACCCACCTCCAAGATGGAGATGGAAGGGGGCGAGAGCGACTCGGGGTTCCCTGACCAGGGCGACACGACGGCTGGCGGCGTGGAAGGCACCCACCCCTCCGGCGCCACGCCCCCGCCACCCGGTCCGAGACGGGACTCCTCGCCGCGGGCCAGCCGCATCCCCGTGCGCGACCTCGACTCGCCCACGCGGCGGCCCCTGTCGCCCGCGCTCTCCCCGGCCCTCTCGCCCTCCTGCGAACACTTCCCCTCCGCGCTGCTGCGCGACCGGCTGGCCCTGGCGAGCGGGAACGGGGGAGGGTGGCAGGTCGAGGACCCCACCTCGCTGTCGTCCCTGTCGTCGGGGAGGAGCCGCATCCCGCGGCCCCTGAGCCCCACGCTGGCCCCGAACGACGTGCAGGCCGCCAGCCGCTTCCTCCCACGCCCCCCACCGGGAAAACCTCCCCTCCGCCCTGCAGGAGACAACCG GCGTCGCCGTTACCGTATCCGTGCCAGTAGCACTAGCGATGCTGATCTCCTTGACAACCTCACGCAGCTGATGCAGGAGCGTGGCGGCCCCACCCCTCACTACAGAagcccctcctcctcatccctgcAGCGCTCCCTAAGCTCCTCCCCCTCACGGCACGAGTCGCACGACGCcgctggcggcggcggcggcggcggagtcTTCCTGGGACGCAGCCAATCGCCTTCCAGCTTCTCGGGGTCCCCACCACCTCTTCGCGCAGCGGAGCTAAGGGCCTTTCGGGCATCAGGGTACTGCCCCAAAGGCCGGCTGGGTAGCCCTGAAGGCAAAGTCACTACCAAGCTAAGCAGGTGA